From the Ruminiclostridium josui JCM 17888 genome, one window contains:
- a CDS encoding carbohydrate ABC transporter permease — protein sequence MQATRSLSEYRKKSTFIATTVFLLPVFFFILIFIIYPIIDSFWLSLHEWNGITSGKTFLGLENWKTLMGDKIFFKAFLNNMIIVVLSIAIQLPIAMAIAFLLDTGGKKLNFLKMIYFLPMLMSSVAIGFLFKYTYDPQFGLISAVDTMLGGEGMIDVLGDPRRAIFGVIAVVCWQFVPFYMVYFLAALSSLPVEIYEASIIDGASYGQYFWKVALPSMKGTIKSAAILSLVGSLKYFDLIYVMTQGGPDGATELMATYMYKNAFTIGKMGYGAAVASGMFIIITVISLVTLRVINGKEEA from the coding sequence ATGCAAGCTACCCGCTCATTATCAGAATACAGAAAAAAGAGTACGTTTATAGCAACAACAGTATTTCTTCTGCCCGTATTCTTTTTTATTCTTATTTTTATTATATATCCTATAATAGATTCATTTTGGCTGAGCCTGCATGAATGGAACGGCATAACTTCCGGAAAAACTTTTTTGGGCTTGGAAAACTGGAAGACATTAATGGGAGATAAAATCTTTTTCAAAGCTTTTTTGAATAATATGATTATAGTGGTTTTGTCCATTGCAATCCAGCTCCCAATAGCAATGGCTATTGCTTTTCTTCTTGACACAGGAGGAAAGAAACTTAATTTCTTAAAAATGATATATTTTCTTCCAATGCTAATGTCATCAGTAGCAATTGGATTCTTATTCAAGTATACATATGACCCTCAGTTTGGACTAATTAGTGCAGTTGACACTATGTTAGGCGGAGAGGGAATGATTGATGTGCTGGGAGACCCGCGCAGAGCTATTTTTGGTGTTATAGCAGTTGTATGCTGGCAATTTGTACCTTTTTACATGGTTTACTTTCTGGCAGCATTAAGTTCGTTGCCGGTTGAAATATATGAAGCATCAATTATTGATGGCGCATCCTATGGCCAATATTTTTGGAAGGTTGCTTTACCATCCATGAAGGGAACTATTAAAAGTGCAGCGATATTGTCACTCGTAGGTTCTCTCAAATATTTTGATTTGATTTACGTTATGACACAAGGCGGTCCTGACGGTGCTACAGAGCTTATGGCAACGTACATGTATAAGAACGCATTTACCATAGGTAAAATGGGATACGGTGCTGCAGTTGCATCCGGAATGTTTATAATAATTACCGTTATTTCCTTGGTAACGCTAAGAGTCATAAACGGGAAAGAGGAGGCCTGA
- a CDS encoding extracellular solute-binding protein: MKKILKAIIILMTVLIISGCFYGGDNVMVNPKPLKKQLTLYTIQGDSSVNQVIADSVYRFEKDNSSFEVVHELIPNDLYKNRLSVCVATNQMPDVFPTWSGGILKQYISIGGVVNLEKYMKTDNYSQRFNDKALKMVTDEKGIWGVPVENMSIALIFYNKDIFNALKLSEPNTFDELKDIIIKLKQHHYIPFALANRTAWTGSMFYMYFVDRLGGPSVFDNAANRKNNGSFDNDVFVKAGKMVQQLVNMGAFPQGFNWMDEDAGDSRNLLYNNSACMTLAGSWFISNVRYEKPEFVNKVGVFPFPSISGGKGDSRNTIGTLGDNFYSVASSCEYPDKAFELIKYLIDDTAVKKRIDAGKIPPVKELDIKDPLINEILGYINQSPNVQFWYDQYLPPKLSEAHLFLSRRIFGGEDPKRAAEQLESITKQYYNQ, translated from the coding sequence ATGAAAAAAATATTAAAAGCCATTATTATACTGATGACCGTACTAATTATTTCCGGATGTTTTTATGGTGGAGATAACGTGATGGTTAATCCAAAGCCTTTAAAAAAGCAATTGACTTTGTATACCATACAGGGAGATTCATCTGTAAATCAGGTAATTGCAGATTCTGTTTACAGATTTGAAAAGGATAACAGTAGCTTTGAAGTAGTACACGAACTTATTCCAAACGACTTGTACAAGAACAGGCTATCTGTTTGTGTAGCAACTAATCAAATGCCGGATGTTTTTCCCACCTGGTCCGGAGGCATTTTAAAGCAGTACATAAGTATTGGTGGAGTAGTTAATCTCGAAAAATATATGAAGACTGATAATTACAGTCAACGGTTTAATGACAAGGCGTTAAAAATGGTTACTGATGAGAAAGGAATATGGGGCGTTCCTGTTGAAAATATGTCAATCGCTCTTATATTCTATAACAAAGACATTTTTAATGCCTTGAAGTTATCCGAACCAAATACTTTTGACGAACTCAAAGATATAATAATTAAACTAAAACAGCATCACTATATTCCATTTGCCCTTGCAAACAGGACTGCCTGGACAGGGTCAATGTTCTACATGTATTTTGTAGATCGACTTGGAGGGCCTTCAGTTTTTGATAACGCAGCAAACAGAAAAAATAACGGTTCCTTCGATAACGATGTATTTGTGAAGGCCGGGAAAATGGTGCAACAGCTTGTAAATATGGGAGCTTTTCCGCAAGGCTTCAACTGGATGGACGAAGATGCTGGAGATTCTAGAAATCTTTTGTATAATAATTCAGCATGTATGACATTGGCTGGTAGTTGGTTTATAAGCAATGTAAGATATGAAAAGCCTGAATTTGTGAATAAGGTAGGAGTCTTTCCATTCCCTTCAATTTCAGGAGGAAAAGGTGATTCCCGTAATACTATCGGAACACTGGGGGACAATTTTTACTCCGTTGCCAGTTCGTGCGAGTATCCTGATAAAGCCTTTGAGCTTATAAAGTACTTAATTGATGATACTGCTGTAAAAAAACGTATAGATGCAGGGAAAATACCGCCTGTCAAGGAGCTGGACATAAAAGATCCTTTGATTAATGAAATATTGGGTTATATAAATCAGTCTCCAAATGTTCAATTCTGGTATGATCAGTACCTTCCTCCAAAGCTGTCGGAAGCTCACTTATTTCTCTCACGACGTATATTTGGAGGGGAAGACCCAAAAAGAGCAGCTGAACAATTGGAGAGTATTACGAAACAATACTATAATCAGTAA
- a CDS encoding carbohydrate ABC transporter permease: protein MKKKFKVGKIFVALLALIWLVIAGAPFYFMVASAFKEQFEIFTAGVFAMPKGLYLENFKKVIESDFYKYLLNSLFVVGVSLILILFTSLFASYPFSRFKFKLNKPLFGIIVAAMAVPIHVTLIPVFQLTQKLNLYDTIFALIGPYTAFNLPISVFILTGFMAEIPKELEESAEIDGCGKYRTFFSIIAPLSKPGLATLAIYNSVNMWNEFSFALVLTQSKGSRTLPLSIWEFQGQYNANIPMIMAVLTLCALPMILAFAIGQEKLIKGMMAGAVKG from the coding sequence ATGAAAAAGAAATTTAAAGTCGGAAAAATATTCGTTGCCTTACTGGCATTGATATGGCTTGTAATTGCGGGTGCTCCTTTCTACTTTATGGTGGCATCAGCCTTTAAAGAGCAGTTTGAGATATTCACTGCAGGGGTTTTCGCAATGCCGAAAGGTCTGTACTTAGAGAATTTCAAAAAGGTTATTGAGAGTGATTTTTACAAATACTTATTAAATAGCTTGTTTGTAGTTGGAGTATCATTAATATTAATACTATTTACATCACTGTTTGCTTCATATCCTTTTTCAAGATTCAAATTTAAACTAAACAAGCCTCTTTTCGGAATAATAGTTGCTGCAATGGCCGTACCAATACATGTAACCTTGATACCTGTATTCCAACTTACACAAAAATTGAACCTATACGATACTATATTTGCACTCATAGGCCCATATACCGCTTTTAATCTACCTATATCGGTGTTTATCCTTACAGGATTTATGGCAGAGATTCCAAAAGAACTTGAAGAATCCGCTGAAATTGACGGATGCGGTAAGTATCGCACATTCTTCAGTATTATAGCTCCACTTTCAAAACCAGGACTTGCAACTCTTGCTATATATAACAGTGTAAACATGTGGAACGAGTTCAGCTTTGCACTTGTACTTACACAATCAAAAGGAAGCCGTACACTTCCTCTTTCAATATGGGAATTCCAGGGCCAGTATAATGCTAACATACCTATGATTATGGCTGTTTTGACATTGTGTGCATTGCCAATGATTCTTGCTTTTGCTATTGGTCAGGAAAAACTCATAAAAGGAATGATGGCTGGAGCAGTTAAAGGATAA